In a genomic window of Leisingera caerulea DSM 24564:
- a CDS encoding carboxyl transferase domain-containing protein: MKLTSKAMPSSEGFKQNREAHLDALAQISEAAEAARMGGGEKSRARHESRGKMLPRRRVANLLDPGSPFLEIGATAAHGMYDGAAPAAGVIAGIGRVHGQEVMVVCNDATVKGGTYYPMTVKKHLRAQEIAEENRLPCIYLVDSGGANLPNQDEVFPDRDHFGRIFYNQARMSAKGIPQIAVVMGSCTAGGAYVPAMSDVTIIVKEQGTIFLAGPPLVKAATGEVVSAEDLGGGDVHTRLSGVADYLAEDDAHALALARRSVQSLNITKPLTVNWASPEEPAYDPEEILGVVPGDLRTPYDIREVIARLVDGSRFDEFKPRFGETLVTGFAHLKGCPIGIVANNGVLFSEAAQKGAHFVELCSQRKIPLVFLQNITGFMVGRKYENEGIARHGAKMVTAVATTNVPKITMLVGGSFGAGNYGMSGRAYQPRFLWTWPNSRISVMGGEQAAGVLATVKRDAIERQGGSWSAEEEADFKRPTIEMFEEQSHPLYASARLWDDGIIDPRKSRDVLALSLSAALNAPIEDTRFGVFRM; this comes from the coding sequence ATGAAACTCACATCCAAGGCGATGCCCTCTTCGGAAGGCTTCAAGCAGAACCGCGAGGCGCATCTGGACGCCCTCGCGCAGATCAGCGAAGCGGCCGAGGCCGCGCGCATGGGCGGCGGCGAGAAATCCCGCGCCCGCCACGAGAGCCGCGGCAAGATGCTGCCGCGCCGCCGGGTGGCGAACCTCCTCGATCCCGGCTCCCCGTTTCTGGAAATCGGCGCCACAGCGGCGCACGGCATGTATGACGGTGCGGCACCTGCGGCAGGTGTGATCGCAGGCATCGGCCGGGTGCACGGCCAAGAGGTCATGGTGGTCTGCAACGACGCCACCGTGAAGGGCGGCACCTATTACCCGATGACGGTGAAGAAGCACCTGCGCGCGCAGGAGATCGCGGAGGAGAACCGTCTTCCCTGCATCTACCTTGTCGACTCGGGGGGCGCCAACCTGCCCAATCAGGACGAGGTATTCCCCGACCGCGACCACTTCGGGCGCATCTTCTACAACCAGGCCCGGATGTCGGCCAAGGGCATCCCGCAGATTGCCGTCGTCATGGGCTCCTGCACCGCAGGCGGTGCCTATGTGCCAGCGATGTCGGATGTGACCATCATCGTGAAGGAGCAGGGCACCATCTTCCTGGCGGGCCCGCCGTTGGTGAAGGCCGCGACGGGCGAGGTTGTCAGCGCCGAAGACCTGGGCGGCGGCGATGTGCACACGCGCCTGTCCGGCGTGGCCGATTACCTGGCCGAGGATGATGCCCACGCGCTGGCGCTCGCGCGGCGCTCGGTGCAGTCGCTGAACATCACCAAGCCGCTGACGGTGAATTGGGCCAGCCCGGAAGAGCCTGCCTACGACCCCGAGGAAATCCTGGGCGTGGTGCCCGGCGACCTGCGCACGCCCTACGACATTCGCGAGGTAATCGCGCGGCTGGTCGACGGCTCCCGCTTTGACGAATTCAAGCCGCGCTTCGGCGAAACGCTTGTCACTGGCTTTGCCCACCTCAAGGGCTGCCCGATCGGCATTGTCGCCAACAACGGTGTGCTGTTCTCCGAAGCCGCACAGAAGGGCGCGCATTTCGTCGAGCTGTGCAGCCAGCGCAAGATCCCGCTGGTGTTCCTGCAGAACATCACCGGCTTCATGGTCGGCCGCAAATACGAAAACGAGGGCATCGCCCGCCACGGCGCCAAGATGGTGACCGCTGTTGCCACCACCAACGTCCCCAAGATCACCATGCTGGTCGGCGGGTCCTTCGGGGCCGGCAATTACGGCATGTCGGGCCGCGCCTACCAGCCGCGGTTCCTGTGGACCTGGCCGAACTCCCGCATCTCGGTGATGGGCGGCGAGCAGGCGGCGGGCGTGCTGGCGACTGTGAAACGCGATGCCATCGAACGCCAGGGCGGCAGCTGGAGCGCCGAGGAAGAAGCCGACTTCAAGCGCCCCACCATCGAGATGTTCGAGGAGCAGAGCCACCCGCTCTATGCCTCGGCGCGCCTTTGGGATGACGGCATCATCGACCCGCGCAAATCCCGCGACGTGCTGGCACTTTCGCTCAGCGCGGCGCTGAACGCCCCGATTGAAGATACACGCTTCGGCGTCTTCCGGATGTAA
- a CDS encoding acetyl/propionyl/methylcrotonyl-CoA carboxylase subunit alpha has protein sequence MFDKILIANRGEIACRVMETARAMGVRTVAVYSDADAAAKHVQMADEAVHIGGPAPADSYLKGDEIIRVAQETGAQAIHPGYGFLSENPKFVEAVEAAGLVFIGPSADAIRKMGLKDAAKALMEEAGVPVVPGYHGSNQDPEFLAAEAEKIGYPVLIKAVAGGGGKGMRLVEKPEDFADGLQSAQGEATTAFGNPDVLIEKYIQQPRHIEVQVFGDGEKAVHLFERDCSLQRRHQKVIEEAPAPGMTPEMREAMGQAGVRAAEAIGYKGAGTVEFIVDGSDGLRPDGFWFMEMNTRLQVEHPVTELITGVDLVDWQLRVASGESLPAKQEDLTITGHAFEARLYAEDVPKGFLPATGTLTHLSFPAECRADSGVRAGDTISPWYDPMISKVIVHGSTRKVALSRLARALEDTEVGGTVTNLAFLGALAAHKEFANGDVDTGLIARDLDALVAAPEVELRHKAAAGMVALDLAGAAAHTGFSLWAPLHRAVTLSHAGEEFTADVQVDGPDRQLWTIGGETVVAERSQGQWRIGERRMPTVSQSGALITVHDAYGLEFTVVDPLDRAAAAGGDMNVVEAPMPGLVKAVFAEAGQAVKEGDRLAVLEAMKMEHSLLAARDGVVAEVLASAGDQVEAGAALVRLEDEDS, from the coding sequence ATGTTTGACAAGATCCTGATTGCCAACCGCGGCGAAATCGCCTGCCGTGTGATGGAAACTGCCCGCGCCATGGGCGTGCGCACGGTGGCGGTCTATTCCGACGCCGACGCCGCCGCAAAACATGTGCAAATGGCGGACGAGGCGGTGCATATCGGCGGCCCGGCCCCGGCGGACAGCTACCTGAAAGGGGATGAAATCATCCGCGTGGCGCAGGAAACCGGCGCCCAGGCGATCCATCCGGGCTACGGCTTCCTGTCGGAAAACCCCAAGTTCGTCGAGGCGGTGGAGGCCGCGGGCCTTGTCTTCATCGGGCCGTCGGCGGATGCGATCCGCAAGATGGGCCTCAAGGACGCCGCCAAGGCGCTGATGGAAGAGGCCGGCGTGCCGGTGGTGCCGGGATATCACGGCAGCAACCAGGACCCGGAGTTCCTGGCCGCCGAGGCTGAGAAGATCGGCTACCCGGTGCTGATCAAGGCGGTGGCCGGCGGCGGCGGCAAGGGGATGCGGCTGGTTGAGAAACCGGAAGACTTTGCAGATGGACTGCAAAGCGCGCAGGGCGAGGCAACCACGGCCTTTGGCAATCCCGACGTTCTGATCGAGAAATACATCCAGCAGCCCCGCCATATCGAGGTGCAGGTCTTTGGCGACGGCGAAAAAGCGGTGCATCTGTTTGAGCGCGACTGCTCGTTGCAGCGGCGCCATCAGAAGGTCATCGAAGAGGCTCCCGCGCCCGGCATGACGCCGGAGATGCGTGAAGCGATGGGCCAGGCCGGCGTGCGCGCGGCCGAAGCCATCGGCTACAAGGGCGCTGGCACGGTGGAATTCATCGTCGACGGCTCCGACGGGCTGCGCCCCGACGGCTTTTGGTTCATGGAAATGAACACCCGCCTGCAGGTGGAGCATCCGGTGACCGAGCTGATCACCGGTGTCGATCTGGTGGACTGGCAGCTGCGCGTTGCTTCGGGCGAGAGCCTCCCTGCCAAGCAGGAGGACCTCACCATCACCGGCCATGCGTTTGAGGCGCGGCTTTATGCAGAAGACGTGCCAAAGGGCTTCCTTCCGGCGACAGGCACGCTCACGCATTTGTCTTTCCCGGCTGAGTGCCGCGCCGACAGCGGCGTCAGGGCAGGGGACACCATCAGCCCCTGGTACGACCCGATGATCTCCAAGGTGATCGTGCACGGCTCCACCCGCAAGGTGGCGCTGTCGCGGCTGGCGCGCGCGCTGGAGGATACTGAGGTCGGCGGCACGGTCACCAACCTGGCGTTCCTTGGCGCGCTGGCGGCGCACAAGGAGTTTGCCAACGGCGACGTGGACACCGGATTGATCGCCCGCGATCTGGACGCTCTGGTGGCCGCGCCGGAGGTGGAGCTGCGCCACAAGGCGGCGGCGGGCATGGTGGCGCTGGACCTGGCGGGGGCTGCGGCGCACACTGGCTTCAGCCTTTGGGCACCGCTGCACCGGGCTGTTACCCTGTCGCATGCGGGCGAAGAGTTCACCGCCGATGTGCAGGTGGACGGGCCTGACCGGCAGCTGTGGACCATTGGCGGCGAAACCGTCGTGGCGGAGCGCAGCCAGGGCCAATGGCGCATCGGCGAGCGCCGGATGCCAACCGTTTCGCAATCCGGAGCGCTGATCACCGTGCATGATGCCTACGGGCTGGAGTTCACCGTGGTGGACCCGCTGGACCGCGCAGCCGCAGCCGGTGGCGACATGAACGTGGTCGAGGCGCCGATGCCAGGCCTGGTCAAGGCGGTATTTGCCGAAGCGGGCCAGGCGGTGAAGGAGGGCGACCGGCTTGCCGTTCTGGAAGCCATGAAGATGGAGCACTCGCTGCTGGCCGCCCGCGATGGGGTTGTGGCCGAGGTTCTGGCCTCTGCCGGTGATCAGGTCGAGGCCGGCGCCGCGCTGGTGCGGCTGGAAGACGAGGATAGCTGA
- a CDS encoding hydroxymethylglutaryl-CoA lyase, with translation MSEFAEIFEVGPRDGLQNEKREIPVAEKVALTDCLSRAGFKRIEVASFVSPKWVPQMAGSGEVLAGITRAEGVRYAALTPNMRGFEDAVAARADEIAVFASASEGFSKANINATIEESITRFLPILEAAKNIGLPVRGYVSCVTDCPFDGPTPPQKVAEVAHRLFDLGCYEISLGDTIGQGTPETISAMLRAVVQQVPAGRLAGHYHDTAGRALDNIEASLELGVRVFDAAVGGLGGCPYAPGAAGNVATEAVHKRLTDLGYDTGLDADVLAEAAAMARAMRGLQ, from the coding sequence ATGAGCGAATTTGCCGAGATCTTCGAGGTGGGCCCGCGTGACGGGCTGCAGAACGAAAAGCGCGAAATCCCGGTGGCCGAGAAGGTGGCGCTGACCGACTGCCTGTCGCGCGCCGGGTTCAAGCGCATCGAGGTAGCGAGCTTTGTGTCGCCCAAATGGGTGCCGCAGATGGCGGGCTCTGGCGAGGTGCTGGCGGGCATCACCCGGGCCGAAGGGGTGCGGTATGCGGCGCTGACCCCCAACATGCGCGGGTTTGAGGATGCGGTGGCGGCAAGGGCGGATGAGATCGCCGTCTTTGCCTCGGCGTCCGAAGGCTTTTCCAAGGCCAACATCAACGCCACCATCGAGGAAAGCATCACCCGCTTTCTGCCCATTCTGGAGGCCGCAAAGAACATCGGCCTGCCGGTGCGGGGCTATGTCTCCTGCGTGACGGATTGCCCGTTTGACGGGCCGACCCCGCCGCAGAAGGTGGCGGAGGTGGCGCACCGGCTGTTCGACCTGGGTTGCTATGAGATCTCGCTGGGCGACACCATCGGGCAAGGCACGCCGGAAACGATCTCGGCGATGCTGCGGGCCGTGGTCCAGCAGGTCCCGGCCGGGCGGCTTGCCGGTCATTATCATGACACTGCGGGGCGGGCGCTGGACAATATCGAAGCCTCGCTGGAGCTTGGCGTGCGGGTGTTTGATGCCGCCGTGGGCGGCCTCGGCGGCTGCCCCTATGCGCCGGGGGCCGCGGGCAACGTGGCTACCGAAGCGGTGCACAAGCGCCTGACGGATTTGGGCTATGATACCGGGCTGGACGCGGATGTGCTGGCCGAAGCCGCCGCGATGGCCCGCGCCATGCGCGGCCTGCAGTAA
- a CDS encoding crotonase/enoyl-CoA hydratase family protein: MFETITLDTDARGVCTLTLNRPDKHNAMSGQMLQELTLAAKRLASDETVRVVVLTGAGKSFCAGGDLGWMRQQMDADAETRGREARVLAEMLMALNTLPKPVIGALQGNAFGGGVGMASVCDVAIGADHLKMGLTETKLGLIPATIGPYVIARMGEAKARRVFMSARLFGADEAVELGLLAKAVPADQLAEAVEAEVSPYLNCAPGAVAAAKQLARDLGPRLDDAVIDHTIEALVERWEGEEAREGISAFFEKRKPGWQV; this comes from the coding sequence ATGTTTGAAACGATCACCCTGGACACCGACGCCCGCGGCGTCTGCACCCTGACGCTGAACCGCCCGGACAAGCACAACGCGATGTCCGGCCAGATGCTGCAGGAGCTGACCCTGGCGGCCAAGCGGCTGGCGTCGGACGAAACCGTGCGCGTGGTGGTGCTGACCGGTGCGGGTAAGAGCTTTTGCGCGGGCGGCGACCTGGGCTGGATGCGCCAGCAGATGGATGCGGATGCCGAAACCCGCGGCCGCGAGGCGCGGGTGCTGGCAGAGATGCTGATGGCGCTCAACACCCTGCCCAAGCCGGTGATCGGCGCGCTGCAGGGCAATGCCTTTGGCGGCGGCGTCGGCATGGCCTCGGTCTGCGATGTGGCGATCGGCGCGGATCATCTGAAGATGGGCCTGACCGAAACCAAGCTGGGGCTGATTCCCGCCACCATCGGCCCCTATGTGATTGCCCGCATGGGCGAGGCCAAGGCGCGCCGCGTGTTCATGTCGGCGCGGCTGTTCGGCGCGGACGAGGCGGTGGAGCTTGGCCTGCTGGCCAAGGCAGTGCCGGCGGACCAGCTGGCTGAGGCAGTCGAGGCGGAGGTTTCCCCCTATCTGAACTGCGCGCCGGGGGCCGTGGCGGCCGCCAAGCAACTGGCCCGCGACCTTGGGCCAAGGCTGGATGATGCGGTGATCGACCACACGATTGAGGCGCTTGTGGAGCGCTGGGAAGGCGAGGAAGCCCGTGAGGGCATCAGCGCTTTCTTCGAGAAGCGCAAGCCAGGCTGGCAGGTCTGA
- a CDS encoding NADH-quinone oxidoreductase subunit A codes for MEEMLREYLPILVFLAVAAGLGIVLILAAVVLAVRNPDPEKVSAYECGFNAFDDARMKFDVRFYLVSILFIIFDLEIAFLFPWAVGFKDISDTGFWSMMVFLGVLTIGFAYEWKKGALEWQ; via the coding sequence TTGGAAGAGATGTTGAGGGAATACCTGCCGATCCTGGTCTTCCTGGCCGTCGCGGCAGGATTGGGGATTGTCCTCATCCTGGCAGCCGTTGTGCTGGCGGTCCGCAACCCGGACCCGGAGAAGGTCAGCGCCTATGAATGCGGTTTCAACGCTTTCGACGATGCCCGTATGAAATTCGATGTCCGGTTCTATCTGGTGTCGATTCTCTTCATTATTTTCGACTTGGAAATCGCTTTCCTGTTTCCCTGGGCCGTCGGTTTCAAGGACATCAGCGACACCGGCTTCTGGTCGATGATGGTGTTCCTGGGCGTGCTGACCATCGGATTCGCCTATGAGTGGAAGAAAGGGGCCCTGGAATGGCAGTGA
- a CDS encoding NuoB/complex I 20 kDa subunit family protein, giving the protein MAVMTGANTAGVDKEVVTRALNAELQDKGFLLTSAEDIINWARTGSLHWMTFGLACCAVEMMHTSMPRYDAERFGIAPRASPRQSDVMIVAGTLTNKMAPALRKVYDQMPEPRYVISMGSCANGGGYYHYSYSVVRGCDRVVPVDVYVPGCPPTAEALLYGLMQLQRKIRRTGTLVR; this is encoded by the coding sequence ATGGCAGTGATGACCGGAGCCAACACCGCCGGTGTGGACAAGGAAGTTGTCACCCGGGCCCTGAATGCCGAGCTTCAGGACAAGGGCTTCCTGCTCACCTCAGCTGAGGACATCATCAACTGGGCGCGCACCGGCTCCTTGCACTGGATGACCTTCGGCCTCGCGTGCTGCGCGGTGGAGATGATGCACACCTCGATGCCGCGCTATGACGCTGAACGTTTCGGCATCGCGCCGCGCGCCTCTCCGCGCCAGTCCGACGTGATGATCGTTGCAGGCACCCTCACCAACAAGATGGCGCCGGCCCTGCGCAAGGTTTACGACCAGATGCCCGAGCCTCGTTATGTGATCTCGATGGGCTCCTGCGCCAATGGCGGCGGTTATTACCACTACAGCTATTCGGTTGTGCGCGGCTGCGACCGGGTTGTGCCGGTCGACGTCTATGTGCCCGGCTGCCCGCCGACCGCCGAGGCGCTGCTTTATGGCCTGATGCAGCTGCAGCGCAAGATCCGCCGCACCGGCACCCTGGTGCGCTAA
- a CDS encoding NADH-quinone oxidoreductase subunit C — protein MTEALKELGAQIEAKRPDCVVAWDVSFGELNLDVTPSNIAGLVEFLKSDANCKFSTLVDITAVDYPARAKRFDVVYHFLSMYRNQRIRLRAAVREDEMVPSIVNVHPSANWFEREVYDMFGILFSGHPDLRRILTDYGFRGYPLRKDFPTTGYTEVRYDDAQKRVVYEPVKLVQEYRQFDFMSPWEGAEYILPGDEKEGAQ, from the coding sequence ATGACTGAAGCACTGAAAGAGCTTGGCGCCCAGATCGAAGCCAAACGCCCCGATTGCGTGGTGGCCTGGGACGTGTCCTTTGGCGAGCTGAACCTCGACGTCACGCCCTCGAACATCGCCGGCCTGGTGGAGTTCCTGAAATCGGACGCCAACTGCAAGTTTTCAACCCTGGTGGACATCACTGCGGTGGATTACCCGGCGCGGGCCAAGCGGTTCGATGTGGTCTACCACTTTCTGTCGATGTACCGGAACCAGCGCATCCGCCTGCGTGCCGCCGTGCGCGAGGATGAGATGGTGCCCTCGATCGTGAACGTGCACCCCTCGGCCAACTGGTTTGAGCGGGAAGTCTACGACATGTTCGGCATCCTGTTCTCCGGCCACCCGGACCTGCGCCGGATCCTGACCGACTACGGCTTCCGCGGCTACCCGCTGCGCAAGGATTTCCCGACCACCGGTTATACCGAAGTCCGCTATGACGACGCCCAGAAGCGCGTGGTGTATGAGCCGGTGAAGCTGGTGCAGGAGTACCGCCAGTTCGATTTCATGTCCCCGTGGGAAGGTGCTGAATACATCCTGCCCGGCGACGAGAAGGAGGGGGCGCAATGA
- a CDS encoding NADH-quinone oxidoreductase subunit D has product MDGSKFDDGSVDALSGEQKIRNFNINFGPQHPAAHGVLRLVLELDGEIVERCDPHIGLLHRGTEKLMESRTYLQNLPYFDRLDYVAPMNQEHAWCLAIEKLTGTEVPRRGQLIRVLYSEIGRVLNHLLNVTTQAMDVGALTPPLWGFEEREKLMIFYERACGARLHAAYFRPGGVHQDLPDELLDDIDLWAMEFPKVLDDIDGLLTENRIFKQRNCDIGVVTEKDIQEYGFSGVMVRGSGLAWDLRRAQPYECYDEFEFQVPIGKNGDCYDRYLCRMEEMRQSTSIIRQAIAKLREATGDVLARGKLTPPKRTDMKTSMESLIHHFKLYTEGFHVPAGEVYAAVEAPKGEFGVYLVADGSNKPYRSKIRAPGFLHLQAMDHVAKGHQLADVAAIIGTMDVVFGEIDR; this is encoded by the coding sequence ATGGACGGCTCCAAATTTGACGACGGCAGCGTCGACGCGCTGAGCGGCGAGCAGAAGATCCGCAACTTCAACATCAACTTCGGCCCGCAGCACCCTGCGGCACATGGCGTTTTGCGTCTGGTGCTCGAACTCGACGGCGAGATCGTCGAGCGCTGCGACCCGCACATCGGCCTGCTGCACCGCGGTACTGAGAAGCTGATGGAAAGCCGCACCTACCTGCAGAACCTGCCGTATTTCGACCGCCTCGACTATGTGGCGCCGATGAACCAGGAACATGCCTGGTGCCTGGCCATCGAAAAGCTGACCGGCACCGAAGTGCCGCGCCGCGGCCAGCTGATCCGGGTTCTGTACTCGGAAATCGGCCGGGTGCTGAACCACCTGCTCAATGTCACAACGCAGGCGATGGACGTCGGCGCGCTGACCCCGCCGCTGTGGGGTTTTGAAGAGCGCGAAAAGCTGATGATTTTCTATGAGCGGGCCTGCGGTGCGCGCCTGCACGCGGCTTACTTCCGCCCCGGCGGCGTGCATCAGGACCTGCCGGATGAGCTCTTGGACGATATCGACCTCTGGGCGATGGAATTCCCCAAGGTTCTGGACGACATCGACGGCCTCTTGACCGAAAACCGCATCTTCAAGCAGCGCAACTGCGACATCGGTGTGGTGACCGAGAAAGATATCCAGGAATACGGCTTCTCCGGCGTCATGGTGCGCGGTTCCGGCCTGGCTTGGGACCTGCGCCGCGCGCAGCCCTATGAATGCTATGACGAGTTCGAGTTCCAGGTGCCGATCGGCAAAAACGGGGACTGCTACGACCGCTATCTCTGCCGCATGGAAGAGATGCGCCAGTCGACTTCGATCATCCGCCAGGCGATTGCCAAGCTGCGTGAAGCCACCGGCGACGTGCTGGCCCGCGGCAAGCTGACCCCTCCCAAGCGGACCGATATGAAGACCTCGATGGAAAGCCTGATCCACCATTTCAAGCTGTACACCGAAGGTTTCCACGTCCCGGCCGGCGAGGTTTACGCTGCCGTCGAGGCGCCCAAGGGCGAGTTTGGCGTCTATCTGGTGGCGGACGGGTCCAACAAGCCCTACCGCTCCAAGATCCGCGCGCCGGGCTTCCTGCACCTGCAGGCGATGGACCACGTTGCCAAGGGCCACCAGCTGGCCGACGTCGCCGCCATCATCGGCACCATGGACGTTGTGTTCGGGGAGATTGACCGTTGA
- a CDS encoding NADH-quinone oxidoreductase subunit E, with the protein MLRRLHHEQPDSFAFTPANQAWAEAQITKYPEGRQASAVIPLLWRAQEQEGWVSKPAIEAIADMLGMAYIRVLEVASFYFMFQLQPTGSVANVQICGTTSCMICGAEDLVAVCKEKIAEKPHTLSTDGKFTWEEVECLGACTNAPMAQIGKDYYEDLTVESFTKLLDDLAAGTDVTPGPQNGRYAAEPKSGLTTLTDFDSGKTQYNASVQLAVDIKDGVKRIQGDEVPLLTPWIGKDGTVAGRAAEGQPPKAPEAPVPAARQSEAVKTAPSKKSDAAEPASPEGAAAKASEESEPELLKEARGGLADDLKMLKGVGPKLEAKLNELGFFHFDQIADWTEEEIAWVDSRLQFRGRITRDGWVEQAKRLQVGDETEFARRAKETHIYGDDE; encoded by the coding sequence ATGCTTCGCAGACTGCACCACGAACAACCCGACAGCTTTGCCTTCACCCCGGCCAACCAGGCCTGGGCGGAGGCGCAGATCACCAAATATCCTGAGGGCCGCCAAGCCTCGGCGGTCATTCCGCTGCTGTGGCGCGCGCAGGAGCAGGAAGGCTGGGTTTCCAAGCCCGCGATCGAAGCCATCGCCGACATGCTCGGCATGGCTTATATCCGGGTGCTGGAGGTTGCCTCCTTCTACTTCATGTTCCAGCTGCAACCGACCGGTTCCGTTGCCAATGTTCAGATCTGCGGCACCACATCCTGCATGATCTGCGGGGCAGAGGACCTGGTGGCGGTATGCAAGGAAAAGATTGCCGAGAAGCCGCACACCCTGTCGACGGACGGCAAGTTCACCTGGGAAGAGGTCGAGTGCCTGGGCGCCTGCACCAACGCCCCGATGGCGCAGATCGGCAAGGACTACTACGAGGACCTGACCGTCGAGAGCTTCACCAAGCTGCTGGACGATCTGGCCGCGGGCACGGACGTCACGCCCGGCCCGCAGAACGGCCGCTATGCGGCAGAACCGAAGTCGGGCCTCACCACACTGACTGACTTCGACAGCGGCAAGACGCAGTACAATGCCTCGGTGCAGCTGGCGGTGGACATCAAGGACGGCGTCAAGCGCATTCAGGGCGATGAGGTGCCGCTGCTGACCCCGTGGATCGGCAAAGACGGCACCGTTGCCGGCCGCGCCGCCGAGGGCCAGCCGCCCAAGGCGCCCGAAGCCCCGGTCCCCGCGGCCCGGCAATCGGAAGCGGTCAAGACCGCCCCGTCGAAAAAATCCGACGCGGCTGAGCCTGCCTCGCCCGAGGGGGCCGCAGCCAAGGCATCCGAGGAAAGCGAGCCGGAGCTTCTGAAGGAAGCCCGCGGCGGCCTGGCCGACGACCTCAAGATGCTGAAGGGCGTTGGCCCCAAGCTGGAGGCAAAGCTGAACGAGCTTGGCTTCTTCCACTTTGATCAGATCGCCGACTGGACCGAGGAGGAGATCGCCTGGGTCGATTCCCGTCTGCAGTTCCGGGGCCGGATCACCCGCGATGGCTGGGTCGAACAGGCGAAACGGCTGCAAGTGGGCGATGAGACCGAATTCGCCAGACGTGCCAAAGAAACGCACATCTACGGCGACGACGAATAA
- a CDS encoding DUF5337 domain-containing protein, whose translation MTKEQDQAIAAKGRHIALVIAGTISLWIVLSLFIGPMLGLPGRFALLFDFAALAGMIYALVNIYQLWRMRRDSQR comes from the coding sequence ATGACCAAGGAGCAGGACCAGGCCATTGCAGCAAAGGGCCGGCATATCGCGCTTGTGATTGCCGGGACCATCTCGCTGTGGATCGTCCTGTCGCTGTTCATCGGCCCCATGCTGGGGCTGCCGGGGCGCTTTGCGCTGCTGTTCGACTTCGCCGCGCTGGCGGGCATGATCTATGCCCTGGTCAACATATATCAACTCTGGCGCATGCGCCGGGACAGCCAAAGGTAG
- the nuoF gene encoding NADH-quinone oxidoreductase subunit NuoF, whose product MLKDQDRIFTNLYGMHERTLAGAKARGHWDGTAGLIEKGRDWIIQTMKDSGLRGRGGAGFPTGLKWSFMPKESDGRPAYLVVNADESEPGTCKDREIMRHDPHTLIEGCLIASFAMNAHTCYIYLRGEYIREREALQAAIDEAYGQGLLGKNAAGSGWDFDIFLHHGAGAYICGEETALIESLEGKKGMPRMKPPFPAGAGLYGCPTTVNNVESIAVVPTILRRGADWFAGFGRQNNAGTKLFAISGHVNNPCVVEEAMSISFEELIEKHCGGIRGGWDNLLAVIPGGSSVPCVRGENMRDAIMDFDYLRGELGSGLGTAAVIVMDKQTDIIKAIWRLSKFYKHESCGQCTPCREGTGWMMRVMDRLVKGEAELEEIDMLWDVTKQVEGHTICALGDAAAWPIQGLIKNFREEIEDRIKAQKAGRMGAMAAE is encoded by the coding sequence ATGCTGAAGGATCAGGACCGGATCTTTACCAACCTTTACGGGATGCACGAGCGCACGCTGGCGGGCGCCAAGGCGCGCGGCCATTGGGATGGCACCGCGGGGCTGATCGAAAAGGGCCGCGACTGGATCATTCAGACCATGAAGGACAGCGGTCTGCGCGGCCGCGGCGGTGCGGGCTTCCCGACCGGCCTCAAGTGGTCCTTCATGCCCAAGGAAAGCGACGGCCGTCCGGCGTATCTGGTTGTGAACGCCGATGAATCGGAGCCCGGCACCTGCAAGGACCGCGAAATCATGCGCCACGATCCGCACACGCTGATCGAGGGCTGTCTGATCGCCTCTTTCGCGATGAACGCGCACACCTGCTACATCTACCTGCGCGGCGAATACATCCGCGAGCGCGAGGCGCTGCAGGCGGCGATTGACGAAGCCTACGGCCAGGGCCTGTTGGGCAAGAACGCGGCCGGGTCCGGCTGGGACTTCGACATCTTCCTGCACCATGGGGCAGGGGCCTATATCTGCGGCGAGGAAACCGCCCTGATTGAGAGCCTGGAAGGCAAGAAGGGCATGCCCCGGATGAAGCCGCCGTTCCCGGCTGGCGCGGGTCTTTACGGCTGCCCGACCACCGTGAACAACGTTGAATCCATCGCCGTCGTGCCGACCATCCTGCGCCGCGGCGCCGACTGGTTCGCGGGCTTCGGCCGCCAGAACAACGCGGGCACCAAGCTGTTTGCGATTTCCGGCCACGTCAACAACCCCTGTGTTGTCGAAGAAGCGATGTCGATCTCCTTTGAGGAGCTGATCGAGAAGCACTGCGGCGGCATCCGCGGCGGCTGGGACAACCTGCTGGCGGTGATCCCCGGCGGCTCCTCCGTCCCGTGCGTGCGCGGCGAGAACATGCGCGACGCGATCATGGACTTCGACTACCTGCGCGGCGAGTTGGGCTCCGGCCTCGGCACCGCCGCGGTGATCGTGATGGACAAGCAGACCGACATAATCAAGGCGATCTGGCGGCTGTCCAAGTTCTATAAGCACGAAAGCTGCGGCCAGTGCACGCCGTGCCGCGAAGGCACCGGCTGGATGATGCGCGTCATGGACCGCCTGGTGAAGGGCGAGGCTGAGCTGGAAGAGATCGACATGCTGTGGGACGTGACCAAGCAGGTCGAGGGCCACACCATTTGCGCCCTTGGCGATGCGGCGGCCTGGCCGATCCAGGGCCTGATCAAAAACTTCCGCGAGGAAATCGAAGACCGCATCAAGGCCCAGAAGGCGGGCCGCATGGGCGCGATGGCGGCGGAATAA